A single genomic interval of Porphyromonas sp. oral taxon 275 harbors:
- a CDS encoding tetratricopeptide repeat protein, protein MTQRLHAFLLALTLSVGSVTAAASEAKPWEQAASLYEGKDYKQAITRYEQLLQQEGPRAGIYYNLASCYYQLGDLGHARLYIERSLQLDPRDEAAQANRQLIRAKSIDRLADGKGWVERTGEQMAYTLPLPLLIALSLLLFALAAAAFVRFFLVRRRSARRWSFYTGLGSLALSLFTLALILHWVHEQHEARHRAVIIHPEISVFASGDADAEALFSLHEGTLIRIKGEPSTALQRIPITLPDGRHGWIPNVSLEYVVPRPALP, encoded by the coding sequence ATGACACAGCGACTTCACGCTTTCCTGCTTGCCCTGACCCTCTCGGTGGGCAGCGTCACGGCTGCTGCCTCCGAGGCTAAGCCCTGGGAGCAGGCAGCCAGCCTCTACGAAGGCAAGGACTACAAGCAAGCCATCACTCGCTACGAGCAACTTCTCCAGCAGGAGGGGCCACGTGCTGGCATCTACTATAATCTAGCCTCCTGCTACTATCAGCTGGGGGATCTAGGGCACGCACGCCTCTATATAGAGCGTAGCCTACAGCTTGATCCCAGAGACGAAGCAGCCCAGGCCAATCGTCAGCTCATCCGAGCCAAGAGCATTGACCGCCTGGCCGACGGCAAAGGCTGGGTAGAGCGTACTGGGGAGCAGATGGCCTATACCCTACCCCTGCCCCTACTGATAGCCCTCAGCCTGCTGCTCTTCGCACTGGCAGCGGCAGCCTTCGTGCGCTTCTTCCTCGTGAGGCGGCGCAGCGCTCGCCGCTGGAGCTTCTACACGGGGCTGGGCTCGCTTGCCCTGAGCCTCTTCACGCTGGCCCTCATCCTTCACTGGGTGCACGAGCAGCACGAGGCTCGCCATCGAGCGGTCATTATCCATCCCGAGATCTCGGTATTTGCCTCGGGAGACGCGGATGCCGAGGCGCTCTTTAGCCTGCATGAGGGTACGCTCATTCGCATCAAGGGTGAGCCTTCTACAGCCCTCCAGCGCATTCCTATCACCCTGCCCGATGGACGTCATGGCTGGATCCCGAATGTCAGTCTAGAGTACGTAGTCCCGCGTCCTGCCTTGCCCTAG
- a CDS encoding BatD family protein, producing the protein MVSISRTPLRRTSLLGAATFLGLVSLAAQTIKVEVPATVIKGRPFQLVYLLQGSAELERLDAPKLTGLNLLYGPARQTSSSFSSVNGRTTSSVSTQLTYTLLADKVGTVSIAPTTAVVGGRQVQVRGASIKVLPGEPGQQSAQASSVGHYLYRAIPGRSSVYEQEAIPMQYKLYASTEFEIASLKAPEYEGFFSQMEPDDGRRQLVLESYQGRNWRTVVMRQEVLFPQRSGQLTIPASEIGLRVPAPMAQDEDDFFIGATSVMERTVSSAPVTISVKPLPTEGRPADFSGAVGAFTMKAELLSKKLKTNEALTLRITLQGQGNLKLAKAPEVKFPDTFEVYDPKESYEQKVGANNVQGHKVIDYYAIPKRVGIVTIPAVSFSYFNPQTQRYETIRSQSFRLDIAQGKNAPQDEVVSADQQLLSLAPLKQELGARAIRGLGFVQSFVYYLSFVFIALAALLSYVLLRRHRALLADSVGYRASKASKVATRRLRTAHELLTAGKREAFYEELTKALWGYLGDKLRLPLSELSRSSISELLRERQLPDELITQITDLLDAADFARYAPAQEGDMQQLYDDTARLISHMDSHHLSR; encoded by the coding sequence ATGGTAAGTATATCTCGCACGCCTCTCCGCCGTACGTCCCTACTTGGTGCGGCGACCTTCCTAGGTTTAGTCTCCCTGGCAGCTCAGACCATCAAGGTCGAGGTGCCAGCGACTGTTATCAAGGGACGCCCCTTTCAGCTCGTATATCTTTTGCAGGGCTCGGCTGAGCTCGAGCGCCTCGATGCCCCCAAGCTCACGGGCCTCAATCTCCTCTACGGCCCAGCGCGTCAGACCTCCAGCTCCTTCAGCAGCGTCAATGGTAGGACCACCAGCTCGGTCTCCACGCAGCTTACCTATACCCTCCTGGCCGATAAGGTAGGTACAGTCTCCATCGCCCCCACGACGGCCGTTGTGGGAGGACGCCAAGTCCAGGTACGCGGGGCCAGTATCAAGGTCCTCCCAGGGGAGCCTGGGCAGCAGTCTGCCCAGGCCAGCAGCGTAGGGCACTACCTCTACCGCGCTATCCCTGGGCGCAGCTCGGTCTACGAGCAGGAGGCCATCCCGATGCAGTACAAGCTGTATGCCTCCACGGAGTTCGAGATCGCTTCGCTCAAGGCCCCCGAGTACGAGGGCTTCTTCTCACAGATGGAGCCCGATGATGGACGCCGACAGCTTGTCCTCGAGAGCTATCAAGGGCGCAACTGGCGTACCGTCGTCATGCGTCAAGAAGTACTCTTCCCCCAGCGCAGTGGTCAGCTGACCATCCCTGCCAGCGAGATTGGGCTGCGTGTCCCAGCACCTATGGCTCAGGACGAAGATGACTTCTTCATTGGGGCTACCAGCGTCATGGAGCGCACGGTCAGCTCCGCTCCCGTGACGATCTCGGTCAAGCCGCTCCCTACTGAAGGCCGCCCCGCAGACTTCTCTGGAGCTGTGGGAGCCTTCACGATGAAGGCTGAGCTCCTGAGCAAGAAGCTCAAGACCAATGAGGCGCTCACCCTACGCATCACCCTGCAGGGGCAAGGCAACCTAAAGCTCGCGAAGGCCCCCGAGGTCAAGTTCCCCGATACCTTCGAGGTCTATGACCCTAAGGAGAGCTACGAGCAGAAGGTCGGGGCGAACAATGTCCAGGGGCATAAGGTGATCGACTACTATGCCATCCCCAAGCGCGTCGGGATCGTGACGATCCCGGCCGTCAGCTTCAGCTACTTCAACCCGCAGACGCAGCGCTACGAGACGATCCGCAGCCAATCATTCCGCCTCGATATAGCCCAGGGGAAGAATGCCCCCCAGGATGAAGTCGTCAGCGCCGATCAGCAGCTCCTCAGCCTCGCGCCGCTCAAGCAAGAGCTGGGAGCCCGTGCCATCCGTGGCCTCGGCTTCGTGCAGAGCTTCGTCTACTACCTCTCCTTCGTCTTTATCGCTTTGGCTGCACTCCTCAGCTACGTCCTGCTGCGCCGACATCGGGCGCTGCTGGCTGACAGCGTAGGCTATCGTGCGAGCAAGGCAAGCAAGGTCGCGACGCGTCGCCTGCGTACGGCGCACGAGCTTCTTACAGCTGGGAAGCGTGAAGCCTTCTACGAAGAGCTGACCAAGGCCTTGTGGGGCTACCTCGGAGATAAGCTCCGTCTGCCCCTCTCCGAGCTTAGCCGCAGCAGCATCTCCGAGCTGCTACGCGAGCGTCAGCTGCCTGACGAACTGATCACGCAGATCACCGACCTACTTGACGCGGCAGACTTCGCCCGCTACGCACCAGCCCAGGAGGGCGATATGCAGCAGCTCTATGACGATACGGCACGCCTCATCAGTCATATGGATAGTCATCACCTCAGCCGATAG
- a CDS encoding tetratricopeptide repeat protein — protein sequence MRSKLIYILCLTAFTYGSSSAQWIKSDIRRAGKLYKKGNYAAASAEYRRALLKDSLYAKANFGLANSAYQEGHYDQAKSYLERLAGSAQLPQRHQADVLHNLGNVAMKQKDYRAAVEAYEESLIRNPQNEGTRYNLVLAQRLLKQQEQQKDNKQQQNKQDQQQQQQDKQKDKQDPKKQDQQQNAQQKQDDKQQGGKPAEPRPGQMSKEQAEQLLNSFRSDDEKTRRRVEQRQREEQSQNSNKNKKRW from the coding sequence ATGAGAAGTAAGCTCATCTATATCCTTTGCCTCACTGCCTTCACCTATGGCAGCAGCTCGGCCCAGTGGATCAAGAGCGATATCCGCCGTGCGGGCAAGCTCTACAAGAAGGGGAACTATGCCGCTGCCTCAGCCGAATATCGACGCGCTCTGCTCAAGGACAGCCTCTATGCTAAGGCTAACTTCGGCCTGGCTAACTCCGCCTATCAGGAGGGGCACTATGATCAGGCCAAGAGCTACCTCGAGCGTCTGGCGGGGTCTGCGCAGCTCCCTCAGCGTCATCAGGCCGACGTCCTACACAATCTCGGCAACGTAGCGATGAAGCAGAAGGACTACCGTGCGGCCGTCGAGGCCTATGAGGAGTCGCTGATCCGCAACCCTCAGAACGAGGGCACGCGCTACAATCTAGTCCTAGCGCAGCGTCTCCTCAAGCAGCAGGAGCAGCAGAAGGATAACAAGCAGCAGCAGAATAAGCAGGACCAGCAACAGCAACAGCAAGACAAGCAGAAGGACAAGCAGGATCCGAAGAAGCAGGACCAGCAGCAGAACGCTCAGCAGAAGCAGGACGACAAGCAGCAGGGCGGGAAGCCCGCTGAGCCTCGCCCTGGACAGATGTCCAAGGAGCAAGCCGAGCAGCTCCTCAACTCCTTCCGCTCCGACGACGAGAAGACACGCCGACGCGTAGAGCAGCGCCAGCGGGAAGAGCAGAGTCAGAATAGCAACAAGAACAAGAAGCGATGGTAA
- a CDS encoding VWA domain-containing protein, which translates to MNIHFQSPEYLSFLLGLLPLLGWAVWRFFQRRRQLARYASPEMQQLIMPLATGRKLLLRDLMILLAGALLLIVLARPQIAGRTAGASEDNKGIEAMICLDISNSMLCEDIAPNRLEFAKRTISKLLDEMKSDRVGLIVFAGSSFVQLPITTDLSTAQEFLGDISPNMISDQGTAIGAAIDLARQSFSDRKDLGKAIIVLTDGEDFEDNALEAAKAAKAAGIRINVVGVGTSEGGNIPTSGGPLTDETGNMVVTRFNPEMCQSLASAGEGVFVSSASQASVVKELKKQLDELPKGSVSGGSDSSAIEDYESWLWAAFVLLVLEFGIMGRRNKFLIRYNIFGHEK; encoded by the coding sequence ATGAACATACACTTCCAGTCCCCCGAGTATCTCAGCTTCCTCCTGGGGCTCCTGCCCCTTCTGGGCTGGGCTGTGTGGCGCTTCTTCCAGCGTCGCAGGCAGCTGGCCCGCTATGCTAGCCCTGAGATGCAGCAGCTCATCATGCCGCTGGCTACGGGACGCAAGCTGCTCCTGAGGGACCTGATGATCCTCCTGGCTGGGGCACTACTGCTCATCGTGCTGGCACGTCCTCAGATCGCAGGCCGTACTGCGGGTGCTAGCGAGGACAACAAGGGGATCGAGGCAATGATCTGCCTCGACATCTCCAACTCGATGCTCTGCGAAGACATTGCCCCGAATAGACTTGAGTTCGCCAAGCGGACAATATCCAAGCTGCTCGACGAGATGAAGAGCGACCGCGTGGGGCTCATCGTCTTTGCTGGTAGCTCCTTCGTCCAGCTCCCCATCACCACCGACCTAAGCACCGCCCAGGAGTTCCTCGGGGACATCTCCCCGAACATGATCTCCGACCAAGGTACGGCCATCGGCGCAGCGATCGACCTCGCTCGTCAGTCCTTCTCTGACCGCAAGGACCTAGGGAAGGCCATCATCGTACTGACAGACGGTGAGGACTTCGAGGACAATGCCCTCGAGGCGGCCAAGGCGGCTAAGGCTGCTGGCATCCGCATCAATGTAGTGGGGGTCGGCACCAGCGAGGGGGGCAATATCCCCACGAGCGGAGGACCCCTGACCGATGAGACGGGCAACATGGTCGTCACGCGCTTCAATCCCGAGATGTGCCAGTCGCTGGCCTCGGCGGGCGAAGGCGTCTTCGTCAGCTCAGCCTCACAGGCGAGTGTCGTGAAGGAGCTGAAGAAGCAGCTCGACGAGCTACCTAAGGGCAGTGTCTCGGGGGGCTCCGATAGCAGCGCCATCGAGGACTACGAGTCGTGGCTGTGGGCAGCCTTCGTGCTCCTCGTCCTGGAGTTCGGCATTATGGGACGCCGCAACAAGTTCCTCATCCGCTACAACATCTTCGGTCATGAGAAGTAA
- a CDS encoding VWA domain-containing protein produces the protein MTFLHPHVLWLLLLIPALALFYILWQRKQQATLRTPSLQLLQGAGAGWRVRLRHLVLILRLLGLSAIIIALARPQSSTSWTESQVEGIDIMLTMDISTSMLAMDFEPNRVEAAKEVAMRFIANRPNDNIGLVVFAGESFTACPLTQDHATLVNRLSQMKPGIIEDQTAIGSGLATAISRLKDSKTKSKVVILLTDGANNTGNISPSMAAELAKTLGISVYTIGVGSGSGEAPYPIETPVGTVVRNMPVDLDEPTMRQIAEISGGEYFRATDNQSLAKIYKEIDRLEKTKLSTRSYHKVYEQFAFFVLIAALCLLLEWLLRSTIFRLNP, from the coding sequence ATGACCTTCCTCCATCCCCACGTCCTGTGGCTGCTGCTCCTTATCCCCGCGCTAGCCCTCTTCTACATCCTTTGGCAGCGCAAGCAGCAGGCTACGCTACGCACGCCCTCCCTGCAGCTACTCCAAGGGGCAGGCGCTGGCTGGCGCGTACGTCTACGGCACCTCGTCCTCATCCTACGTCTCCTCGGGCTCTCGGCCATCATTATTGCCCTTGCTCGTCCACAGAGCTCCACCAGCTGGACGGAGAGTCAGGTGGAGGGTATCGATATCATGCTCACGATGGACATATCCACGAGCATGCTCGCCATGGACTTCGAACCGAACCGCGTCGAGGCTGCCAAGGAGGTCGCCATGCGCTTTATCGCCAATCGCCCCAATGACAATATCGGGCTTGTGGTCTTTGCAGGGGAGAGCTTCACCGCTTGCCCGCTCACGCAGGATCACGCGACGCTCGTCAATAGGCTGAGCCAAATGAAACCCGGGATCATCGAGGATCAGACGGCCATCGGCTCTGGGCTGGCTACGGCCATCAGCCGCCTCAAGGACAGCAAGACCAAGAGCAAGGTCGTCATCCTCCTGACAGACGGCGCGAACAACACGGGCAATATCTCTCCCTCTATGGCTGCAGAGCTAGCCAAGACGCTAGGCATATCGGTCTATACGATCGGTGTAGGCTCAGGCTCAGGCGAAGCCCCCTACCCTATAGAGACACCTGTAGGCACCGTGGTGCGTAATATGCCCGTCGACCTCGACGAGCCCACGATGCGTCAGATCGCGGAGATCTCTGGCGGGGAGTACTTCCGCGCTACGGATAATCAGTCCCTAGCCAAGATCTACAAGGAGATCGACCGTCTAGAGAAGACCAAGCTCTCGACACGCAGCTACCACAAGGTCTACGAGCAGTTCGCCTTCTTCGTCCTCATCGCAGCACTGTGCCTACTCCTGGAGTGGCTGCTACGCTCTACCATCTTCCGACTCAATCCCTAG
- a CDS encoding DUF58 domain-containing protein, producing MKSKQEATELLKKVRRIEIKARGLSEQVFAGQYHSAFRGRGMAFSEVRNYQIGDDVRDIDWNVTARYAHPFVKVFEEERELTVMLLVDMTGSTAFGTQSESIRELNTELAATLAFSAIQNNDKVGAIFFTDQIELFIPARSGRKHILYLIRELLSFEPKSQGTDLNVPLSYLNQVIKRRCTAFLISDFLHWGADYRTSLSLAARRHDLVAIRTYDAGAMQLPRLGLVQLQDAESGRCRWVDTSSRSLREAYEQQLEAQLAAFHQNCLRSGVDHIELAAGRDYTPELLRLFGRRS from the coding sequence ATGAAATCGAAGCAAGAAGCCACAGAGCTACTCAAGAAAGTTCGCCGCATTGAGATCAAGGCAAGGGGGCTTTCCGAGCAGGTCTTTGCTGGGCAGTACCACTCGGCCTTTAGGGGACGCGGTATGGCCTTCAGCGAGGTGCGCAACTATCAGATCGGCGATGACGTACGCGATATCGACTGGAATGTCACGGCACGCTATGCGCATCCCTTTGTGAAGGTCTTCGAGGAAGAGCGCGAGCTGACGGTCATGCTCCTCGTAGATATGACGGGTAGCACCGCCTTCGGGACGCAAAGCGAGAGCATACGCGAGCTCAATACCGAGCTAGCGGCTACGCTCGCCTTCTCCGCGATACAGAACAACGACAAGGTAGGGGCCATCTTCTTCACCGATCAGATAGAGCTCTTCATCCCCGCACGTAGTGGGCGCAAGCATATCCTCTACCTGATCCGTGAGCTGCTGTCCTTCGAGCCCAAGAGCCAAGGGACGGACCTCAACGTCCCTCTGAGCTACCTCAATCAGGTCATCAAGCGACGCTGCACCGCCTTCTTGATCTCTGACTTCCTGCACTGGGGGGCAGACTATCGTACCTCGCTCAGCCTCGCTGCTCGGCGTCATGACCTGGTCGCCATCCGTACCTATGATGCGGGGGCGATGCAGCTGCCACGCCTTGGGCTGGTGCAGCTCCAGGATGCTGAGTCTGGGCGGTGCCGCTGGGTAGACACCTCTTCCCGTAGCCTACGGGAGGCCTATGAGCAGCAGCTAGAGGCCCAGCTCGCAGCCTTCCATCAAAATTGCCTTCGTTCGGGAGTCGACCACATCGAGCTCGCTGCGGGTCGAGACTATACGCCCGAGCTCCTACGCCTCTTCGGACGCAGATCCTAA
- a CDS encoding MoxR family ATPase — translation MESVDIRMLTAEIERKSHIIDALRTGMRQAIVGQEHLVDSLLISLLSGGHILLEGLPGLAKTLAIKTLAQLIQADYKRIQFTPDLLPADVIGTMMYSQKHEDFQVKKGPIFSNFILADEINRAPAKVQSALLEAMQEHQVTVGEQTFKLPNPFLVMATQNPIEQEGTYPLPEAQVDRFMLKVLISYPRKEEEALIVRQQIRPEPVEVKHVVSIADILDLRATASQVYIDEKIERYIVDIVYATRRPEEYGLADFKNYISFGASPRASINLALAARSYALLKRRGYVIPEDVRAICYDVLRHRIGLSYEAEANNLSADELIKEILNKVEVP, via the coding sequence ATGGAATCAGTAGACATACGCATGCTCACGGCCGAGATTGAGCGCAAGAGCCACATCATCGATGCCCTCCGCACGGGGATGCGTCAGGCGATCGTCGGGCAGGAACACCTCGTGGACTCCCTCCTCATCAGCCTGCTCTCGGGAGGGCATATCTTACTGGAGGGGCTGCCTGGCCTTGCCAAGACGCTCGCGATCAAGACGCTTGCCCAGCTGATACAGGCCGACTACAAGCGTATCCAGTTCACCCCCGACCTGCTGCCTGCCGACGTCATCGGGACGATGATGTATAGCCAGAAGCACGAGGACTTCCAGGTAAAGAAGGGGCCGATCTTCTCCAACTTCATCCTCGCCGACGAGATCAACCGAGCTCCAGCCAAGGTACAGAGTGCCCTCTTGGAGGCCATGCAGGAGCATCAGGTGACGGTGGGTGAGCAGACCTTCAAGCTCCCCAACCCCTTCCTCGTCATGGCGACGCAGAACCCCATCGAGCAGGAGGGTACCTATCCCCTACCCGAGGCACAGGTAGACCGCTTCATGCTCAAGGTGCTTATCTCCTACCCTCGCAAGGAGGAGGAGGCGCTCATCGTACGCCAGCAGATACGCCCTGAGCCCGTCGAGGTCAAGCACGTCGTCAGCATCGCTGATATCCTCGACCTGCGCGCTACGGCCTCCCAGGTCTACATCGACGAGAAGATCGAGCGCTACATCGTCGATATCGTCTACGCCACGCGCCGCCCTGAGGAGTACGGACTGGCGGACTTCAAGAACTACATCTCCTTCGGTGCCTCGCCTCGCGCCTCGATCAACCTTGCCCTCGCGGCTCGCTCCTACGCGCTGCTCAAGCGCCGCGGCTACGTCATCCCCGAGGATGTGCGCGCCATCTGCTACGATGTCCTGCGCCACCGCATAGGCCTCTCCTACGAAGCCGAAGCCAATAATCTCTCGGCCGACGAGCTTATCAAGGAGATCCTTAATAAGGTAGAGGTGCCCTAG
- a CDS encoding LysM peptidoglycan-binding domain-containing protein produces the protein MLQEELWVLRLAEHAGLQLTTVESLLQALGAQLEQRLLAGQTLDLQELGCWSLRTEIEWIAELPDGELWLIPPQLHLELEAEATEGGSIALPALATALSEACKLSLGLVSAWLELLPRHWATFLEQHQLLHWPGLGIFRLAPEGYTLQLSSSFAEGLNKPFAMFVPVRLGPDYLPQGELEQRPLSSLESLASRYSTLRYEARQPEPIPEEPTVLSEEVAPVHEADTLSVKEAPSTEGVSPAADGPSFPLPVKAVTDVSQEAHTLVGESSQPAVTIAPDSEEAKPRPYSWALLLLGLLAGLLLGLGGYYLYNVHLRPQSSASLKPKKTQPTLPAPPSARPTQSAQLDSTQLRLDSARRDSLARALEPRLRGDSTETRVLRPGDRLTRLAYQKYGHKAFWVYIYQENEAKLQDPDKLPLGKRITLPAASKYRINALDTNSVRRALVLQRNLWNKK, from the coding sequence ATGCTGCAGGAGGAACTTTGGGTACTGCGTCTAGCGGAGCACGCTGGTCTGCAGCTGACGACGGTAGAGTCGCTGCTGCAGGCGCTGGGCGCTCAGCTCGAGCAGCGCCTCCTGGCGGGTCAGACGCTAGACCTACAGGAGCTGGGCTGCTGGAGCCTGCGCACCGAGATCGAATGGATCGCGGAGCTCCCCGACGGAGAGCTGTGGCTCATCCCTCCGCAGCTGCATCTAGAGCTCGAGGCCGAAGCTACTGAGGGGGGGAGCATTGCTCTCCCAGCCCTCGCCACGGCCCTCTCTGAAGCCTGCAAACTTAGCCTTGGGCTCGTCTCCGCTTGGCTGGAGCTCCTGCCTCGCCATTGGGCTACCTTCCTAGAGCAGCATCAGCTCCTGCACTGGCCTGGACTGGGTATCTTCCGCCTAGCTCCCGAAGGCTATACGCTGCAGCTAAGCTCCAGCTTTGCAGAGGGGCTGAACAAGCCCTTCGCCATGTTCGTCCCCGTACGACTTGGTCCCGATTACCTCCCCCAGGGGGAATTGGAGCAGCGCCCCTTGAGCTCCCTTGAATCCCTAGCTAGCCGCTATTCGACGCTACGCTACGAGGCACGTCAGCCCGAACCTATACCGGAGGAGCCTACTGTCCTCTCTGAGGAAGTCGCCCCGGTACACGAAGCCGATACGCTATCGGTGAAGGAAGCCCCATCTACAGAGGGCGTATCCCCAGCAGCGGACGGGCCTAGCTTCCCCTTACCAGTCAAGGCCGTCACTGACGTCAGTCAGGAGGCTCACACACTGGTGGGAGAAAGCTCACAGCCTGCTGTGACGATCGCCCCTGATTCAGAGGAGGCAAAGCCCCGCCCTTACTCGTGGGCATTACTCTTACTTGGGCTACTCGCTGGCTTACTCCTCGGGCTCGGAGGCTACTACCTATATAATGTGCATCTAAGGCCCCAGTCTTCGGCTTCGCTTAAGCCGAAGAAAACACAGCCGACACTCCCCGCCCCTCCTTCAGCACGTCCTACCCAATCCGCCCAGCTAGATAGCACTCAGCTGCGGCTAGACAGTGCTCGTCGGGATAGCTTGGCCCGAGCCCTAGAGCCCAGGCTTCGAGGGGACAGCACGGAGACACGCGTGCTGCGTCCAGGAGATCGCCTGACACGCCTTGCCTATCAGAAGTATGGGCACAAGGCCTTTTGGGTCTACATCTATCAGGAGAACGAGGCGAAGCTACAGGACCCTGACAAGCTCCCACTAGGGAAGCGTATCACGCTGCCCGCAGCCTCCAAATACCGTATCAACGCCCTTGATACGAATTCGGTGAGGCGTGCGTTAGTACTACAGCGCAACCTTTGGAACAAGAAGTAA
- the rimO gene encoding 30S ribosomal protein S12 methylthiotransferase RimO, producing the protein MRKNKVDVITLGCSKNLVDSEQLIRQFLANGYKVQHNSPTVNGEIVVLNTCGFIGDAQEESINMILSMVEAKKQGRIGQVYVMGCLTERFMDELKAEIPEVDGYYGKFNWKNLLTDLGKAYHHDPLGGNRSITTPSHYAYMKISEGCNRSCSYCAIPLITGKHQSRPMEELVAEAESLVASGVKEIQLIAQDLTFYGLDRYKKNSLAELMQRLSDVKGLEWLRLHYAYPADFPREILSVMRERENICNYLDIALQHISDPMLEQMRRRVTKAETYELLGYMRESVPGLHLRTTLMTGHPGETEQDFEELLQFVRDIRFDRMGAFVYSHETGTFAYDKYEDDIPLAVKQERMDRLMSTQEEIATELNAAKVGKTFKVLIDRAEDEYYIGRTEYDSPEVDQEVLVTKETELTVGNFYPIEITSADTFDLYGQFKA; encoded by the coding sequence ATGAGAAAGAATAAAGTCGACGTTATCACTCTAGGCTGCTCCAAGAATCTAGTGGACTCGGAGCAGCTCATCCGCCAGTTCCTGGCAAACGGTTACAAGGTCCAGCACAATTCGCCCACAGTCAACGGAGAGATCGTTGTCCTCAATACCTGCGGCTTCATCGGTGATGCCCAGGAGGAGTCGATCAACATGATCCTCAGCATGGTCGAGGCCAAGAAGCAGGGGCGCATCGGGCAGGTCTATGTCATGGGCTGCCTCACGGAGCGCTTCATGGACGAGCTCAAGGCAGAGATCCCCGAGGTCGATGGCTACTATGGCAAGTTCAACTGGAAGAACCTCCTTACCGACCTCGGGAAGGCGTACCACCACGACCCACTCGGGGGCAATCGTAGCATCACGACCCCATCCCACTACGCCTATATGAAGATCTCGGAGGGCTGCAACCGCAGCTGCTCCTACTGTGCTATCCCGCTCATCACGGGCAAGCATCAGTCTCGCCCCATGGAGGAGCTGGTCGCTGAGGCCGAGTCCCTCGTAGCCTCGGGCGTCAAGGAGATCCAGCTCATAGCCCAGGACCTTACCTTCTATGGCCTCGACCGCTACAAGAAGAACAGCCTAGCCGAGCTCATGCAGCGGCTCTCTGATGTCAAAGGGCTCGAGTGGCTACGCCTGCACTACGCCTATCCCGCGGACTTTCCTCGCGAGATCCTCAGCGTGATGCGGGAGCGTGAGAACATCTGCAACTACCTCGACATAGCCCTACAGCATATCAGTGACCCCATGCTGGAACAGATGCGTCGCCGCGTGACGAAGGCGGAGACCTACGAGCTGCTCGGCTATATGCGCGAGTCCGTCCCTGGCCTGCACCTGCGTACGACGCTGATGACGGGACACCCAGGGGAGACGGAGCAGGACTTCGAGGAGCTCCTGCAGTTCGTCCGTGATATTCGCTTCGATCGCATGGGTGCCTTCGTCTACTCACACGAGACGGGGACCTTCGCCTATGACAAGTACGAGGATGACATCCCCCTTGCTGTGAAGCAGGAGCGTATGGATCGACTGATGAGCACTCAGGAGGAGATCGCCACCGAGCTCAATGCAGCAAAGGTAGGCAAGACCTTCAAGGTCCTCATCGATAGAGCCGAGGATGAGTACTACATCGGGCGCACCGAGTACGACTCCCCCGAGGTCGATCAGGAGGTCCTGGTCACTAAGGAGACCGAGCTCACGGTGGGGAACTTCTACCCCATCGAGATCACCTCCGCCGACACCTTTGATCTCTACGGACAATTCAAGGCCTAG